TTGGTTTATATCGTGCCTTTACAGCTGATTTCATATTATGTGACACTTGACAAGGGCTATGATCCGGACAAGCCAAGAAACCTTGCAAAAGTGATTACAGTATAGTCATGAAGTCTGTTTGGCTTCATGATTTTTCTTATTTTAAATTAAAGCTTGATTTTATTATGTATTATAAGGATTACTCTCAGAATAGTTTAAATAAATGAAACTAAATCATTGCTAATATCTACAATCTAAATCAATTATAAAATGAAAAATAGAAGATTTAATGTAAATTATGTTAAATTAACAATAAAAATGAGAAAATACAGTTTTTTCAATGAATTTTATGAACAAAGCACCTTGTAAAATTTAAATAAATTGATGTATAAATACACATTTAGAGGGTATTAAAATGAATATTCTTGAAAAAGCCACAATTCTTTACTGCAGATATACACCCACTTGGAAGGAAATTAAATCAATTAATAATAACTATCATCTATTAGACATTGCATTAACTAATAAAATATGGTTTTTTCAAGGTTTGGCTCTTAATTTAATAAACAATGATTATGATTTAGGTGATATTGACATATCTCTGGATAATCCTAACCCACAATATTTTTTTGCTAGTTTTAATAGATATCCTTTTAATTTTAATTATTCTGAAAATTTCCCAAAGTTTTGCGAGGAATTGAAATCCAAATTTCAAAAAGGTCAAAAATACAAATCTGAATATGTTTGGGAATTTGCAAAAGCAGTTTTAAAAGAAACATTAGAAAAAACCAATGCTGAAAAGTTAGATGAAGTCCATGATGAAAAGGCATTAGTTGATATTGCTTTGACAACTTATAATAAAGATGTACGTTGTAAAATTGTCAATAAATATGGCTTTGAATTATTTTCATATATTGCAAGACAAAGATTAGGTTATAATATCTCAAAAGGTTACATCAAAAATTATCAAAAGCAAAATACCTTAAAATATATTGCTTTAAATGACCCCAACAAATATGTCCGGTTAAAAGCTATTGAGAACATGACTGATAATGATATTTTATATGGAATGATTGAAACAGACATTAGTGAAGAATTCAAAACAAAATGCGTAAATAATATGACCGATAAAATGCTATTAAACAAAATAAAACAACATAGCTATCTCCATTATCCTCTTTGTATTGATGATAGATTAGAAAAATTAAATAATAATGAAATTAAAACTCAATCATCAATCGAGCATTCCATTAGTTTGGATGAAGTGGATAAATCAATTAAAAACTCACTTTTTGCTGATGAATCCATTTTAGAACACATCATAAACAATTCATCAAAAGCGCTCCAAATTCAAGCGTCAAATAAACTTAAAAATCAATATAAACTAGTAAAACATAGCGGAAAAATAATCGCTATTAAATAATTATAATAGAAGTGAATCTTCCTTTTGCATGATTATGGGTTAACCCATAGGATTGCTGAAATTGACTGCATGATATACATCCATACTTTAAATCAGATGTAAAAAATAAAATGGATTGAATTAATGTAAGCCATACTAAATTAAATAACAGATTATATAAGGAAATCAAAAAATTAGCAATTGTGCTTGCAAATATCTGCAATGAATTTTTATTGGAAAACTTTAGTCCAGATATTTAAAGATTCGAATTCACTTGTTTTAAATACTCCCATCAACAAAATAATTATAAATGTGATTGATATGGCCAGCGGATTCCTTAAACAATTTGAAAAAATGAACACAACAACCAAAAGCATTTACGATTTGGAGGATTTTGAGGTTCTCATTATCCTGAAGGACGGAACTAATCTGACCAGTTGGGAGGACGTTGAATGGAAAGAGGACAATTATGGAAGATGTGATGATACCATTCTATACATAAGCGAAGATCTGTCCGACTTTAGGGATTTGAGTGAAAGATATAAGAAACTGGAATACCTTAAGGCATTTGTGGCTTGTGGAGTTTCGGACAAATTGAGAGACCTGAGCGGAATGTTTGAAAATTGTGAATCTTTAGTAGATATATCTGGTTTAGATACTTGGGATGTTTCCAATGTGGAAAATATGAGCTGCATGTTTAAAGAATGTTATAAACTGGAAAATATAAACTCTTTAGCCAGTTGGGATGTTTCCAATGTAAAATACATGACAGATATGTTTTATCGCTGTTATAGATTAACTGATTTGTCTCCTTTAAAGGATTGGAACGTTTCCAATCTAAAATCCATGGAAGGAATGTTCTATCTTTGTTCTCATTTGTCTGACTTGTCACCTTTAAGCGGTTGGGATGTGGCTAGTGTAGAGACTATGGAAGGACTATTTTATTCCTGTCCTTTAGAGGATTTGTCTCCTTTAAAGGATTGGGATGTTTCAAATGCAAAAAATATGTGTATGATGTTTTGTGATTGTCCGGATTTGCATGATTTGACCCCATTGACCGATTGGGACTTATCCAATGCGGAGGATATTGGACATATGTTTTGGGGATTGCCTTTCTTGACGGATCTGTCCCCTTTGAAAGATTG
This genomic interval from Methanobrevibacter millerae contains the following:
- a CDS encoding BspA family leucine-rich repeat surface protein, whose amino-acid sequence is MASGFLKQFEKMNTTTKSIYDLEDFEVLIILKDGTNLTSWEDVEWKEDNYGRCDDTILYISEDLSDFRDLSERYKKLEYLKAFVACGVSDKLRDLSGMFENCESLVDISGLDTWDVSNVENMSCMFKECYKLENINSLASWDVSNVKYMTDMFYRCYRLTDLSPLKDWNVSNLKSMEGMFYLCSHLSDLSPLSGWDVASVETMEGLFYSCPLEDLSPLKDWDVSNAKNMCMMFCDCPDLHDLTPLTDWDLSNAEDIGHMFWGLPFLTDLSPLKDWDVSNVKKWIASSTAAPA